A single Pseudomonas sp. DC1.2 DNA region contains:
- a CDS encoding multidrug efflux RND transporter permease subunit, giving the protein MAFTDPFIRRPVLATVVSLLIVLLGFQAWSKLPLRQYPQMENALITVTTAYPGANAETIQGYITQPMQQSLASAEGIDYMTSVSRQSFSVISIYARIGSNSDRLFTELLAKANEVKNKLPQNAEDPVLSKEAADASALMYISFFSKELSNPQITDYLSRVIQPKLATLPGMAEAEILGNQVFAMRLWLDPVKLAGFGLSASDVTNAVRQYNFLSAAGEVKGEYVVTSINANTELKSAEAFAAIPLKVDGDSRVLLSDVARVEMGAENYNSISSFGGTPSVYIGIKATPGANPLDVIKEVRKIMPELEAQLPPNLKSEIAYDATLFIQASINEVIKTLFEAVLIVIVVVFLFLGALRSVVIPVVTIPLSMIGVMFFMQMMGYSINLLTLLAMVLAIGLVVDDAIVVVENIHRHIEEGKTPLDAALEGAREIAMPVVSMTITLAAVYAPIGFLTGLTGALFKEFALTLAGAVVISGVVALTLSPMMCAMLLRHDENPSGLAHRLDRTFEGLKRRYQSMLHGTLNTRPVVLVFAVIVLCLIPVLLKFTKSELAPDEDQGIIFMMANAPQPTNLNYLNTYTDEFIKIFKEFPEYYSSFQINGYNGVQSGIGGFLLKPWNERHRTQMQILPEVQGKLANITGLQIFGFNLPSLPGTGEGLPFGFIINTANDYEALLQVADRVKKRAMASGKFAFLDIDLAFDKPEVVVDIDRAKAAQMGVSMQDMGGTLATLLSEAQINRFTIEGRSYKVIAQVERAYRDNPQWLNNYYVKNTQGQLLPLSTLITVSDRARPRQLNQFQQLNAAKVSGFPLVSMGEAIDTVRQIAQEEAPPGYAFDYAGASRQFVQEGSALWVTFALALAIIFLVLAAQFESFRDPLVILVTVPLSICGALIPLFLGWSSMNIYTQVGLVTLIGLISKHGILIVEFANQLRKDKGLTPREAVEEAAAIRLRPVLMTTAAMVFGMVPLILATGAGAVSRYDIGMVIATGMSIGTLFTLFVLPCVYTLLAKTDVKKHP; this is encoded by the coding sequence GGCTTTTACCGACCCGTTCATCCGCCGCCCGGTGCTCGCCACCGTGGTCAGCCTGTTGATTGTGCTGCTGGGCTTTCAGGCCTGGAGCAAATTGCCGCTGCGCCAATACCCGCAAATGGAAAATGCCCTGATCACGGTGACCACCGCTTACCCCGGCGCAAACGCCGAAACGATCCAGGGCTATATCACCCAGCCGATGCAGCAGAGCCTGGCCAGCGCCGAGGGCATCGACTACATGACCTCGGTGAGTCGCCAGAGCTTCTCGGTGATCTCGATCTACGCACGCATCGGCTCCAACAGCGACCGCTTGTTCACCGAACTGCTGGCCAAGGCCAACGAGGTGAAAAACAAGCTGCCGCAGAACGCCGAAGATCCGGTGCTGAGTAAGGAAGCGGCCGATGCTTCGGCGCTGATGTACATCAGTTTCTTCAGCAAGGAGCTGAGCAACCCGCAGATTACCGACTACCTGTCACGGGTCATCCAGCCCAAATTGGCCACGCTGCCCGGCATGGCCGAAGCCGAGATCCTCGGCAATCAGGTGTTTGCCATGCGCTTGTGGCTGGACCCAGTAAAACTCGCCGGGTTCGGTTTAAGCGCCAGCGACGTCACCAACGCCGTGCGCCAGTACAACTTCCTCTCCGCCGCTGGCGAAGTGAAAGGCGAGTACGTGGTCACCAGCATCAACGCCAACACCGAACTCAAATCTGCCGAGGCCTTTGCGGCGATTCCGCTCAAGGTCGATGGCGACAGTCGGGTGCTGCTCAGTGATGTCGCACGGGTGGAAATGGGCGCGGAGAACTACAACTCCATCAGCTCGTTCGGCGGCACGCCGTCGGTGTACATCGGCATCAAGGCCACGCCCGGCGCCAACCCGCTGGACGTGATCAAGGAAGTGCGCAAGATCATGCCGGAGCTGGAAGCCCAGCTGCCGCCCAACCTCAAGAGTGAAATTGCCTACGACGCCACGCTGTTCATTCAGGCGTCCATCAACGAAGTGATCAAAACCCTGTTCGAAGCTGTATTGATCGTGATCGTGGTGGTGTTCCTGTTCCTCGGGGCCTTGCGTTCGGTGGTAATTCCGGTGGTGACCATTCCACTGTCGATGATCGGCGTGATGTTCTTCATGCAGATGATGGGCTACTCGATCAACCTGTTGACCCTGCTGGCCATGGTGCTCGCCATCGGGCTGGTGGTGGACGACGCCATCGTGGTGGTGGAAAACATTCACCGACACATCGAAGAAGGTAAGACACCCCTGGATGCCGCCCTCGAAGGCGCCCGGGAGATTGCAATGCCCGTGGTCTCAATGACGATCACACTGGCGGCGGTGTACGCACCGATCGGCTTCCTGACCGGGCTGACCGGGGCGCTATTCAAGGAGTTTGCCCTGACGCTCGCCGGAGCAGTGGTGATCTCCGGCGTCGTCGCTCTGACGCTGTCGCCCATGATGTGCGCCATGCTGCTGCGCCATGACGAAAACCCCAGTGGCCTGGCCCATCGCCTGGACCGGACGTTCGAAGGCCTCAAGCGGCGCTATCAAAGCATGCTGCACGGCACGTTGAATACTAGGCCAGTGGTGCTGGTGTTCGCGGTCATTGTGTTGTGCCTGATCCCGGTGTTGCTCAAGTTCACCAAGTCAGAGCTGGCCCCGGATGAGGATCAGGGCATCATTTTCATGATGGCCAACGCACCACAACCCACCAACCTGAATTACCTGAACACCTACACCGACGAGTTCATCAAGATCTTCAAAGAGTTTCCCGAGTACTACTCCTCGTTCCAGATCAATGGCTACAACGGTGTGCAATCAGGGATCGGGGGCTTCCTGCTTAAGCCGTGGAACGAACGTCATCGCACTCAGATGCAGATCCTGCCGGAAGTCCAGGGCAAGCTAGCGAACATTACCGGCCTGCAAATTTTCGGCTTCAACCTGCCCTCCCTGCCTGGCACCGGTGAGGGCTTGCCGTTCGGGTTCATCATCAACACCGCCAACGACTACGAGGCGCTGTTACAAGTGGCGGACCGGGTAAAAAAACGGGCCATGGCGTCAGGCAAATTCGCGTTCCTCGACATTGACCTGGCGTTCGACAAACCCGAGGTGGTGGTCGATATCGACCGCGCCAAGGCAGCGCAGATGGGTGTTTCAATGCAGGACATGGGGGGGACTCTGGCGACGTTGCTGAGCGAGGCGCAGATCAACCGCTTTACCATTGAGGGCCGCAGCTACAAGGTGATTGCCCAGGTCGAGCGAGCCTACCGTGACAACCCGCAATGGCTGAACAATTACTACGTGAAGAACACTCAGGGGCAACTGCTGCCCTTGTCGACTCTGATCACAGTGAGCGACCGCGCCAGACCGCGACAATTGAACCAGTTTCAGCAACTCAACGCGGCGAAGGTCTCGGGGTTCCCGCTGGTGAGCATGGGGGAAGCCATCGACACCGTGCGCCAAATCGCTCAGGAAGAGGCACCACCGGGCTACGCTTTCGACTATGCCGGCGCTTCGCGGCAATTCGTCCAGGAAGGTAGCGCGTTATGGGTAACGTTCGCCTTGGCGCTGGCGATCATTTTCCTGGTGCTGGCAGCACAATTTGAAAGCTTCCGCGATCCGCTGGTGATCCTGGTGACGGTGCCGTTGTCGATCTGCGGCGCGTTGATTCCGCTGTTTCTGGGCTGGTCGAGCATGAACATCTACACACAGGTGGGACTGGTGACCCTGATCGGACTGATCAGCAAACACGGGATCCTGATCGTCGAGTTCGCTAACCAGTTGCGCAAGGACAAGGGCCTGACACCGAGGGAAGCGGTGGAGGAAGCGGCGGCGATTCGCCTGCGACCAGTGCTTATGACCACCGCCGCCATGGTCTTTGGCATGGTGCCACTGATTCTGGCCACCGGTGCCGGAGCCGTCAGCCGATACGACATCGGCATGGTGATCGCCACGGGCATGTCGATCGGCACATTATTTACGTTGTTTGTGCTGCCGTGCGTCTACACCTTGCTGGCCAAAACTGACGTTAAAAAACACCCATGA
- a CDS encoding LTA synthase family protein, which translates to MQFFKTAPMRYLSLITGVWLVIFFLTRSTLLLTHLNEAGSGLLSVFGIGVLYDLGFITYAALPLGLYLLLCPAFLWRRRGHRWFLQGLLTVSLFAMLFTAVAEWLFWDEFGVRFNFIAVDYLVYSDEVLNNLLESYPIGTLLGSLAVLAVALSFALRKPFNAALAAPLPPLRGRVFNALGLLLVAGLSMQLLSQDAPRAQGGNAYQNELASNGPYQFFAAFRNNELDYSQFYKSLPPAVVAQQIRAELNEPNARFVGQDPLDIRRDIDNPGTARTPNIVLVTIESFSAKYMGSNGDERNLTPNLDTLRKQSLYFNNFYATGTRTDRGLEAITLAIPPTPGRSIVKRVGRESGFASLGQQLNAVGYDSVFVYGGRGYFDNMNAFFSGNGYRVVDQSSVDESEIHFKNAWGMADEDLYNQTLKLADADYAKQQPFLLQLMTTSNHRPYTYPDNRIDIKSGKGRDGAVKYTDYAIGQFLDKARQKPWFDNTIFVFVADHTAGSAGKEDLPISNYQIPLFIYAPKLIDARETAQLASQIDLAPTLLGLLNMDYQSTFFGRNLLQDNPLPPRVVVGNYQHLGLFDGKDLAILSPRQGLRRHDDALTESRESKADASDSLITRAITYYQAASYGFKQQLLGWKAP; encoded by the coding sequence ATGCAGTTTTTCAAGACGGCGCCTATGCGCTATTTGTCACTTATTACCGGCGTCTGGCTGGTGATTTTCTTTCTGACTCGAAGCACTCTACTGCTTACTCATTTGAATGAGGCCGGCAGCGGCTTGCTGTCAGTGTTTGGCATTGGCGTGCTTTACGACCTCGGTTTCATTACCTATGCGGCGCTGCCGCTGGGGCTCTACTTGCTGCTTTGTCCCGCATTTTTATGGCGCCGCCGGGGCCATCGCTGGTTTCTCCAGGGACTACTGACGGTCAGCCTGTTTGCCATGCTGTTCACCGCCGTGGCCGAATGGCTGTTTTGGGATGAGTTTGGTGTGCGCTTCAACTTCATTGCGGTGGACTACCTGGTGTACTCCGATGAAGTATTGAACAACCTGCTGGAGTCGTACCCGATTGGCACACTGTTAGGCAGCCTCGCCGTGCTGGCAGTGGCACTCAGTTTTGCGCTGCGCAAACCGTTTAATGCCGCGTTGGCCGCCCCGTTACCGCCGCTGCGCGGACGCGTGTTCAATGCGCTGGGTCTGTTGCTGGTGGCGGGCCTGAGCATGCAACTGCTCAGCCAGGACGCGCCACGCGCCCAAGGCGGAAATGCCTATCAAAATGAACTGGCAAGCAACGGCCCTTATCAGTTCTTCGCGGCGTTCAGAAACAACGAACTGGATTACTCGCAGTTCTATAAAAGCCTGCCACCCGCCGTTGTAGCTCAACAGATTCGTGCCGAACTGAACGAGCCCAATGCTCGATTCGTAGGTCAGGACCCGCTGGATATCCGTCGCGATATCGATAATCCGGGCACTGCGCGCACCCCCAACATCGTGCTGGTCACCATTGAAAGTTTCAGTGCCAAGTACATGGGCAGCAACGGCGACGAGCGCAACCTGACACCCAACCTCGATACCCTGCGCAAGCAGAGTCTGTACTTCAATAATTTCTACGCCACCGGCACCCGCACTGATCGCGGCCTGGAAGCCATCACACTGGCAATCCCACCGACACCGGGGCGTTCGATCGTCAAGCGCGTGGGCCGTGAAAGCGGTTTCGCCAGCCTCGGTCAACAGCTCAATGCGGTGGGTTACGACAGCGTATTCGTCTATGGCGGGCGCGGTTACTTTGACAACATGAATGCCTTCTTCAGTGGCAACGGTTACCGAGTGGTTGACCAGAGCAGCGTCGATGAATCAGAAATTCACTTCAAGAACGCGTGGGGCATGGCTGACGAAGACCTGTATAACCAGACGCTAAAACTGGCCGACGCCGACTACGCCAAGCAACAACCGTTCTTGCTGCAACTGATGACCACTTCCAACCATCGTCCTTATACCTACCCGGACAACCGCATCGACATCAAGTCCGGAAAAGGCCGCGACGGTGCAGTGAAATATACCGACTACGCCATTGGTCAATTCCTCGACAAGGCACGTCAAAAACCGTGGTTCGACAATACGATTTTTGTTTTTGTCGCCGACCACACCGCAGGCAGCGCCGGCAAGGAAGACTTGCCGATCAGCAACTATCAAATTCCATTGTTTATCTACGCACCGAAACTGATTGATGCTCGAGAGACAGCACAACTGGCCAGTCAGATTGATCTGGCACCCACCTTACTGGGCCTGCTGAACATGGACTATCAATCGACCTTCTTCGGGCGCAACCTGTTGCAGGACAATCCGCTGCCACCACGCGTCGTGGTCGGCAACTATCAGCACCTGGGGCTGTTCGACGGCAAAGACCTGGCGATTCTGAGCCCGCGCCAAGGGTTGCGTCGTCACGACGATGCGCTGACCGAAAGTCGCGAATCGAAGGCTGACGCCAGCGACTCGCTGATCACGCGCGCCATCACCTACTACCAAGCTGCCAGCTATGGTTTCAAACAACAGTTACTTGGCTGGAAGGCGCCCTAA
- a CDS encoding co-chaperone GroES → MSKLRPLHDRVVIRRSEEEKKTAGGIVLPGSAAEKANHGVILAAGPGKTLENGEVRALAVKVGDKVVFGPYSGSNTVKIDGEDLLVMAENEILAVLEG, encoded by the coding sequence ATGAGCAAGCTTCGTCCTCTGCATGACCGCGTCGTCATCCGTCGCAGTGAAGAAGAAAAGAAAACCGCTGGCGGGATCGTTCTGCCAGGTTCGGCTGCTGAAAAAGCCAACCACGGTGTGATTCTGGCTGCTGGCCCAGGCAAAACCCTGGAAAACGGTGAAGTACGTGCGCTGGCTGTGAAAGTGGGTGACAAGGTTGTTTTCGGCCCTTACTCCGGCAGCAACACTGTGAAAATCGACGGAGAAGACCTGCTGGTAATGGCTGAGAACGAGATTCTCGCTGTTCTGGAAGGCTGA
- the colR gene encoding two-component system response regulator ColR, translating into MRILLVEDNRDILANLADYLGLKGYTVDCAQDGLSGLHLAATEHYDLIVLDIMLPGIDGYTLCKRLREDARRDTPVIMLTARDQLDDRLQGFKSGADDYLIKPFALSELAARIEAVMRRTQGGGRRSLQVGDLSYDLDTLEVVREGRLLKLNPVGLKLLAVLMQKSPHVLRREILEEALWGDDCPDSDSLRSHVHQLRQVIDKPFAKPLLQTVHGVGYRLAEGRDGV; encoded by the coding sequence ATGCGAATTCTATTGGTTGAAGATAACCGCGATATTCTGGCCAACCTGGCCGATTATCTTGGGCTCAAGGGTTACACCGTGGATTGCGCGCAGGACGGTTTGTCGGGACTGCATTTGGCGGCCACCGAGCATTACGACTTGATAGTGCTCGATATCATGCTGCCCGGTATCGATGGCTATACCTTGTGCAAACGCCTGCGCGAAGACGCCAGACGCGATACGCCGGTGATCATGCTCACCGCCCGGGATCAACTGGATGACCGGCTGCAAGGTTTCAAGTCTGGTGCCGATGATTACCTGATCAAGCCCTTCGCCCTGTCCGAACTGGCGGCGCGCATCGAGGCCGTGATGCGTCGTACCCAAGGCGGTGGCCGGCGTTCGTTGCAGGTCGGCGACCTGAGCTACGACCTCGATACCCTGGAAGTGGTGCGTGAGGGCCGTCTGCTAAAACTCAACCCAGTAGGCCTCAAGTTGCTGGCCGTGCTGATGCAGAAGAGCCCGCATGTACTGCGTCGCGAAATTCTTGAAGAGGCGCTGTGGGGCGACGACTGCCCGGACAGCGACAGCCTGCGCAGCCACGTTCACCAACTGCGCCAGGTGATCGACAAGCCCTTTGCCAAGCCACTGCTGCAAACCGTACACGGTGTCGGTTATCGCTTGGCCGAGGGCCGAGATGGAGTTTAA
- a CDS encoding HAMP domain-containing sensor histidine kinase, with amino-acid sequence MEFKQSLAQRIIIAFALMSALVAGAFAVGIVATVHLVEEKLISSGLGGDLQRLLLMDSFSDWSHRPEPDQLFYFSNGPGDFELPKDLRHLDAGFHEVFREHLSYHAMVEIVDGRHYVLLQDQSDFEERERVLFAVVLVGFVLSLALAVFLGWVLARKVMAPVVRLARQVRHRDQLLGLAPPLAPDYAADEVGELAVAFDATLGRLRQALTRERLFTSDVSHELRTPLMVLASSCELLLENSGIDPRGRAQVERIARACEEMRELVQTFLMLARAQREDASMSPQQTLSQVAEGLLSLWREPIETKGLVLNFDPGHPLAIGYNATLLHAVMGNLLRNALHYTEHGFIRLTLNANGFVVEDSGVGIPEEKREAMFEPFVRGSEKRGEGLGLGLSLVQRICENQGWTVSLTTMEPNGCRFEVQLGQLET; translated from the coding sequence ATGGAGTTTAAGCAGAGCCTTGCTCAACGGATCATCATCGCCTTTGCGCTAATGAGTGCTTTGGTGGCAGGTGCCTTTGCCGTAGGCATCGTGGCCACCGTACACCTGGTGGAAGAAAAACTGATTTCGTCGGGCCTGGGCGGCGATTTGCAACGTCTACTGCTGATGGACAGCTTCTCGGACTGGAGCCATCGCCCCGAACCGGATCAGCTGTTTTATTTCAGCAACGGGCCGGGGGACTTTGAGTTACCCAAGGATTTACGCCACCTGGACGCTGGTTTTCACGAAGTCTTTCGCGAACATCTGTCGTATCACGCCATGGTCGAAATCGTCGACGGTCGACACTACGTCCTGTTGCAGGACCAGAGCGATTTTGAAGAGCGCGAGCGGGTGCTCTTCGCTGTGGTGCTGGTGGGTTTTGTGCTGAGCCTGGCGCTGGCGGTATTTCTGGGTTGGGTGCTGGCGCGCAAAGTCATGGCGCCGGTGGTCCGTCTGGCCCGTCAGGTGCGTCATCGTGATCAGTTGTTAGGGTTGGCGCCACCGTTGGCACCGGACTACGCCGCTGATGAGGTGGGGGAATTGGCGGTTGCCTTCGACGCCACCCTTGGGCGCTTGCGGCAGGCGCTCACCCGTGAACGCTTGTTCACCAGTGACGTCAGCCACGAATTGCGCACGCCGCTGATGGTGCTGGCCAGTTCCTGTGAGCTACTGCTGGAAAATTCCGGCATAGACCCGCGCGGTCGCGCTCAGGTGGAGCGCATCGCCCGCGCGTGTGAAGAGATGCGCGAACTGGTGCAAACCTTCCTGATGCTGGCCCGTGCCCAGCGTGAAGACGCCAGCATGTCGCCGCAACAGACCCTGAGCCAGGTGGCTGAAGGACTCCTCAGCTTGTGGCGCGAGCCCATCGAAACCAAGGGGCTGGTGCTGAACTTTGATCCAGGTCATCCGTTGGCTATTGGTTACAACGCGACTCTTCTGCATGCCGTCATGGGTAACCTGTTGCGCAATGCGCTGCACTACACCGAGCATGGGTTCATTCGTTTGACCCTGAATGCCAACGGGTTCGTGGTCGAGGACAGCGGTGTCGGCATTCCAGAGGAGAAACGCGAGGCCATGTTCGAGCCTTTCGTGCGCGGTTCCGAGAAGCGCGGCGAGGGGCTCGGGTTGGGACTCTCGCTGGTGCAACGGATCTGTGAAAACCAGGGCTGGACAGTCAGTTTGACGACCATGGAGCCCAATGGCTGTCGGTTTGAGGTGCAATTGGGTCAACTCGAGACCTGA
- a CDS encoding class I SAM-dependent methyltransferase, translated as MAGPIKLDFSEKYDEQHAQKYLRKHQDGLGRRLSHWRDEQLARKALVLAGEPGLVLDLPCGAGRFWPLLAEKNNRVIIGADNSPSMVKIATQAQPADVVRRVQPLHTSAFDIALPDNAVDSIFCMRLLHHIGDAQHRLAILREFERVTRDSVIISLWVDGNFKAWKRKRSEQRRGQEGYQNRFVLPAATVEKEFEQAGFRIQEQLDFIPLYAMWRVYVLRKR; from the coding sequence ATGGCTGGTCCGATCAAATTAGATTTTTCCGAAAAATACGACGAGCAACACGCGCAGAAATACCTGCGCAAACATCAGGACGGCCTCGGTCGCCGACTGTCCCACTGGCGTGACGAGCAATTGGCACGTAAGGCGCTCGTCCTGGCCGGCGAGCCAGGGCTGGTGCTCGATTTGCCGTGTGGTGCGGGACGCTTCTGGCCGTTGTTGGCTGAAAAAAACAACCGCGTCATCATCGGTGCCGACAACTCACCGTCAATGGTAAAGATTGCCACCCAGGCGCAACCGGCTGATGTGGTTAGACGGGTGCAACCTTTACACACTTCTGCGTTCGATATCGCGTTGCCCGATAACGCTGTCGACAGCATTTTCTGCATGCGTTTGCTCCACCATATCGGTGATGCCCAGCACCGACTGGCTATTTTGCGCGAGTTTGAGCGGGTTACCCGTGACAGCGTGATTATTTCGTTATGGGTCGATGGCAATTTCAAAGCCTGGAAGCGCAAGCGTTCTGAGCAAAGGCGCGGGCAAGAAGGTTATCAAAACCGGTTTGTACTGCCGGCGGCGACGGTTGAGAAGGAATTCGAGCAGGCGGGTTTCCGCATTCAGGAACAACTGGACTTCATACCGCTCTATGCCATGTGGCGGGTTTACGTATTACGCAAGAGGTAA
- the groL gene encoding chaperonin GroEL (60 kDa chaperone family; promotes refolding of misfolded polypeptides especially under stressful conditions; forms two stacked rings of heptamers to form a barrel-shaped 14mer; ends can be capped by GroES; misfolded proteins enter the barrel where they are refolded when GroES binds), whose product MAAKEVKFGDSARKKMLAGVNVLADAVKATLGPKGRNVIIEKSFGAPTITKDGVSVAKEIELKDRFENMGAQLVKDVASRANDDAGDGTTTATVLAQSIVNEGLKAVAAGMNPMDLKRGIDKATIAIVKELKALSKPCADTKAIAQVGTISANSDSSIGDIIAEAMEKVGKEGVITVEEGSGLENELSVVEGMQFDRGYLSPYFVNKPETMTAELDGPLILLVDKKISNIREMLPVLEAVAKAGRPLLIVAEDVEGEALATLVVNNMRGIVKVAAVKAPGFGDRRKAMLQDIAVLTGGTVISEEIGLSLETATLEHLGNAKRVILSKENTTVIDGAGVEADIQARVTQIRSQVADTSSDYDREKLQERLAKLSGGVAVIKVGAGSEVEMKEKKARVEDALHATRAAVEEGVVPGGGVALVRALQAISELKGDNADQDVGIQLLRRAVEAPLRQIVANSGDEPSVVVDKVKQGSGNYGYNAATGEYGDMIEMGILDPAKVTRSALQAAASIASLMITTEAMIAEIKDEGSAGGGMPDMGGMGGMGGMM is encoded by the coding sequence ATGGCTGCTAAAGAAGTTAAATTCGGCGATTCCGCCCGTAAAAAAATGCTCGCCGGTGTCAACGTCCTGGCTGACGCAGTAAAAGCGACCCTGGGCCCTAAAGGCCGTAACGTGATCATCGAGAAGAGCTTCGGCGCTCCGACCATCACCAAGGATGGCGTTTCCGTTGCCAAAGAAATCGAGCTGAAAGATCGCTTCGAAAACATGGGCGCGCAACTGGTTAAAGACGTTGCCTCCCGTGCCAACGATGACGCAGGCGACGGCACCACCACCGCTACCGTTCTGGCTCAGTCGATCGTCAACGAAGGCCTGAAAGCCGTCGCTGCCGGCATGAACCCGATGGACCTGAAACGCGGCATCGACAAAGCGACCATCGCTATTGTTAAAGAGCTGAAAGCCCTGTCCAAGCCTTGCGCTGATACCAAGGCTATCGCTCAGGTCGGCACCATCTCGGCCAACTCCGACAGCTCCATCGGCGACATCATTGCCGAAGCCATGGAAAAAGTCGGTAAAGAAGGCGTGATCACCGTTGAAGAAGGCTCGGGCCTGGAAAACGAACTGTCGGTTGTTGAAGGCATGCAGTTCGACCGTGGTTACCTGTCCCCGTACTTCGTCAACAAGCCGGAAACCATGACCGCTGAGCTCGACGGTCCGCTGATCCTGCTGGTCGACAAAAAAATCTCCAACATCCGCGAAATGTTGCCAGTCCTGGAAGCCGTTGCGAAAGCCGGCCGTCCACTGCTGATCGTGGCTGAAGACGTTGAAGGCGAAGCCCTCGCGACGCTGGTTGTGAACAACATGCGTGGCATCGTTAAAGTCGCAGCCGTCAAGGCTCCGGGTTTCGGTGATCGCCGCAAGGCCATGCTGCAGGACATCGCTGTTCTGACTGGCGGTACTGTGATCTCCGAAGAGATCGGTCTGAGCCTGGAAACCGCTACCCTTGAACACCTGGGTAATGCCAAGCGCGTGATCCTGTCCAAAGAAAACACCACCGTGATCGACGGTGCCGGCGTTGAAGCTGACATCCAGGCTCGCGTGACTCAGATCCGTTCGCAAGTGGCTGACACGTCGTCCGACTACGACCGTGAAAAACTGCAAGAGCGCCTGGCCAAGCTGTCCGGCGGCGTCGCAGTGATCAAGGTTGGCGCTGGCTCCGAAGTTGAAATGAAAGAGAAAAAAGCCCGCGTTGAAGACGCTCTGCACGCTACCCGTGCAGCCGTTGAAGAAGGCGTTGTACCTGGCGGCGGCGTGGCACTGGTTCGTGCCCTGCAAGCCATCAGCGAACTGAAAGGCGACAACGCTGATCAGGACGTTGGTATCCAGTTGCTGCGTCGCGCTGTTGAAGCGCCGTTGCGTCAGATCGTTGCCAACTCCGGTGACGAGCCAAGCGTAGTGGTTGACAAGGTCAAGCAGGGTTCGGGTAACTACGGTTACAACGCGGCTACCGGCGAATACGGCGACATGATCGAAATGGGCATCCTTGACCCGGCTAAAGTGACGCGTTCGGCGCTTCAGGCAGCGGCTTCTATCGCCAGCCTGATGATCACCACCGAAGCCATGATCGCTGAGATCAAAGATGAAGGCTCGGCTGGCGGCGGTATGCCAGACATGGGCGGTATGGGTGGCATGGGCGGCATGATGTAA
- a CDS encoding lipopolysaccharide kinase InaA family protein has protein sequence MAVQCVAETEGAPQSRFDYFWRQRGEWVEEPNVRRGGESGVQRIPGKNGQLLYAKRQTGHIYRSLLHPFGRPTVLRERDALIGLSELGVRVPQIVFCGAQRDPQHHWQALLVTQSLDGFEEIQHWYAGGGRERHGEAVHERVLKDLAENLARMHKGRWQHSCLYIKHVFVRVTGEGEAAEVEVALLDLEKCRQRLTAQRAAAHDLKQLRRHSSFSDTDWSNLVYFYETAFGSAIKGL, from the coding sequence ATGGCAGTTCAATGTGTAGCAGAAACGGAGGGTGCTCCCCAGAGCCGCTTCGACTATTTCTGGCGTCAGCGCGGTGAATGGGTAGAAGAGCCCAACGTCCGCCGCGGTGGTGAAAGTGGCGTGCAGCGCATTCCGGGTAAAAATGGGCAACTGCTCTATGCCAAGCGCCAGACTGGGCATATCTATCGCAGTTTGCTGCACCCGTTCGGTCGACCTACCGTATTGCGCGAGCGTGATGCGCTGATTGGCCTGAGTGAGTTGGGCGTGCGGGTTCCGCAAATCGTTTTCTGTGGTGCCCAGCGCGACCCGCAGCATCATTGGCAGGCCCTGCTGGTCACCCAGTCGCTGGATGGCTTCGAGGAAATTCAACACTGGTACGCCGGTGGCGGACGCGAGCGTCATGGTGAGGCCGTACACGAGCGTGTCCTCAAGGACCTGGCCGAGAATTTGGCGCGGATGCACAAGGGCCGCTGGCAGCACAGTTGCCTCTATATCAAGCACGTATTCGTGAGAGTTACCGGCGAGGGAGAAGCCGCCGAGGTTGAGGTCGCCCTGCTTGACCTGGAGAAATGCCGGCAGCGCCTGACTGCCCAGCGTGCGGCGGCTCATGACCTTAAGCAATTGCGCCGCCACTCGTCGTTCAGCGATACCGACTGGAGCAATCTGGTCTACTTTTACGAGACGGCGTTTGGCAGTGCTATCAAAGGTTTGTAG